In the Dermochelys coriacea isolate rDerCor1 chromosome 23, rDerCor1.pri.v4, whole genome shotgun sequence genome, TCAAGAACTTCCAGATCGTCCCCGACCACGACCGTGagtggggggagagtgggggggagccagtgctggagtggggggagaagggaggcaaCAAGGGAGGGATCAGGGCTGCCTCCTCTCTCCCGCCCTTGGCTGACAGGGCCTGGGGGGGTGGATTGGGCTGGATTTGGGGGGCTGTGCCCCACACACTCACCCCCCAGTGGAGTACACTGTGCTGCAGTTTTGGGCGGGGAGGTGGATTGGTGGGCATTGGAGCCAGATCAAGGCTGTTGGGGCAGATTGTGGGGATTTAGGATGAGGCTcggggggatttggggaggccaatggggcaggttggggggtgAGGATTGGGGGGATTTCGGGGGAGATTTGGGGAGACTGGTGGGGTGGattggggggatttggggggatcATGGGGATTTGAAGCggccagtggggtgggggtatCTGGGGTAAGGATTGGGCGGATTTGGGGGGatcgggggagctggggggatttggggagacTGGTGGGGTGGATTGGGGGAAATTTGGGGAGGattgggggggatttggggaggctGGTGGGGCGGATTGGGTGGTATCTGGGGTGAGGGTCGGGGAATTTGGGGAGGGTGGTGGAGTGGGTTTGGAGGTATCTGGGGTGAGGATCgggggaatttgggggagatttGGGGAGGCTGGTTGGGTGGGTTGGGAGGGATTGGGGGGATCGGGGAGATTTGGGAAGGTCGGCGGGGTGGATTGGGGGGAATTTGGGCGAGATGGGGGGATTTGGGAAGGCCGGCGGAGTGGATTGGGGGGGAATTTGGGCGAGATGGGGGGATTGGGGAGGCCGGTGGGGTGGATTGGGGAGAATTTGGGGTGAGGATTATGGGAATTTGGGGGGTGATCAGAGGGATTTGAAGCAGctggtgggtgggttgggggggattTGGGGTGATGATCGGGGGGATTTGGTGGGAtcggggggagctgtgggggattTGGGGAGATCGGTGGGGCAGATTGGGGGGAATTTGGGCGAGATGGGAGGGATTTGGGGAGTGTCTGGAGTGAGGATCGGGGAATTTGGGGGGGAtcgtggggatttggggggctgtgACGCAGCCACTAACCGCccgtccccctgcccccccagccgaGTACATTGTGCTGCAGTTTGGCCGGGTGGCGCCCGACGTCTTCACCATGGACTATCGCGCCCCTCTCTGCGCCCTGCAGGCCTTCGCCATCTGCCTGTCCAGCTTCGACGGGAAACTGGCCTGCGAGTAGCCCCCGGACATGGCCCCGTGACCTCCAACCCCCGCAAGCCTGCACAGGACCCCGTGCCCTTGGCATGACCCTGTGACCTCTGACCCCCACGACCTTGGAATGACCCCGCCACCTCCGACCCTGTGACCTCTGACCGATGCTGACCTACTCTGAGTGGCTGGTTCCTCTCtgacccaccccttcccctgctgacGGGTCCTTGTCACCCTTGACCTCTGATTCCTTGACTTTACCCTTTGACCTCTCACCACTCCGACCTCTGGCAGCTTTAATGTCATTTTGACCTTTGACCTCTGACCTCTTTGGGCCTAGCTCGTCCTTGACCTATGACCCCTGATTTTCCTTGTTGCTCTCTGGTCCTTTGATGTCATCATTGACCTGGGGTCCGTTTGACCCTTGACCTCTGTCCTGACCTTTGCCCTCTGGCCCTGAACCATTTCACCTCTCTTGAAGACGTTGCCGTGATGGCAGCTGCAGCCGCCATCTTGATTGACGcagtttccccctgcccccagagaagCGGGGGTCAGGGCTGTTCTGGGGGACCCCCCCAATGCATGGACTGTAAAGTGCCCCTCACCCCTAAGAGTGTAACAGATTCTTGATCCAAATAAAATCTACCCAGAAGCGAAACCCCTGAGGGGGGCTGGTTGTTGAGTCCAATTTGGGGGTGCCCCGCCAACCTCACCCCCAGGTTGCTGGATCCCCTGGGCACTGCCCTAATCTTGGGGTCACCTCAGGGCACTGCTCCTGTCcagctcccctgccctgagccctgcaaccCCCTCACCActagccctgacccccccccgatGTCCCGTACCTGACACACCCCCAGAATCCCTCTGCTGGGGAGTACCAGCTGTGACAAAGTGCGCCTTGTCTCTACTATTGTTATGAGACctgtgcctgcctcagtttcccttctgttttgTATGGCTGACAGGTGTGTCTGTTTGCTCTTTGGGgagattggggggtggggtggtcggGGGAGCACCCAGGATCTGAGCCAACAAGGGCAACTCCAAGCTTCCCCACACCCtggctgtgcccccaccccccagcctacAGCCAACCTGGTGGGAGGATAAAGGGCTGGTGTTGGATGAGTGGGGCCGGGCCGTGGGGCTCACAGCAGCTTGGCTGGGCACTGAGCTGACCCACCCAGACCCTACCGGACTCCTCAGCCCGGTGCCAGCCAGTGGACAGGTCTGTGGTTGGCAAAGGTGGCATCGTCCCTGCCAATGCCCCATGGGGGGGCTGGACTCGCGGCTGGGGGCCACAGAGAGATGGGGGGGACCAGGGGATCACAGCCCTGTCTGACAGGCCATGGGGCCCTGTCCACTGTGGGGTCACGCCCAGGAGActggttccaggctggggcacagAGGAGGCCCCCATAGGTCTGTGAcacccatcccccctccccaccccagtgagCCCCACCGTCCCCTTCTCTCTACCCCGCCAGGGCCTCCCCACCCAACCTCCCTTTCTCTGGCAACCCCTGCCCCCTTTGCTCACCCACCCCACTGACCCCCTATTCCTTCACCCACACCCCTGATCCTGGTGCCCCAAACCGAGGCCATAACAGGGGGGTGGgagtgaaggagaaagagatgGGTGGAAGTCATCCCCCCATCGCGCCTCACATCCTCCCCTCATCTGTGCTCTGGAGGAATGGGGAAGGGCGACCCTCCCCCGTCGAACCCGCCCCCATGCCCAGTGACATAGGGTGTGCCACTCTGCCCCGGgccgccccaccccatcccgcccCCACACCTGTGCAGCTGCTCAGTCAGATCCAACATGCACCAGCCAGGCCTGGAGCAGGAGAGACGCTGctgccccccacgccccccaggAGCCGGGACCTgcccgcagcccagcccccccagggCCACAGCCACCCGCTGGGGCATCTGCTCTGCTGGCAAGATCAGCCACGATTTCCTGGTGGCCCTGAAGACCCTCCCGGCCACGGAGcatcaggtggggctgggggagaggctgcaggacgcctgggttctctccccggctctgctcccagagccagggggtggtctagtggttagtgtCTAGTGGGGCCTGGGAGCTGGCTCCTGGGTTccgtccctggctctgggaggggagtggggtctagtggtcagagcactgggggctgggagccaggactcctgggttctttcacTGACTGGCAGGGGGGTTGGTTCTGGGGAGGGGTCCCGGCTGCCTCACCCCCACTTtaaccctctccccccaggcTGTGGCCATCGCTGCTCGTGATCTCGCCCGGGCTCAGGAATATGCCCAGAAACATAGGATCCCCCGAGCGTACGGGAGCTATGAGGAGCTGGCGCAGGACCCTGACGTGGGTGAGCCCCCTGGGGACCTCCATGGGACCTGACCCATAGAAAGGGGGGGCAGGAcatggagcctttcccctctaggggacgCTGGCTCCCATCTGACTCCAGGGCAGGgacgggctggctcagggggttggggaagggggcCTGGGGCCTTTCCCCCCTGGGGACAGTCTGTGTGTCTAGGGATACCTCTGGGGCAGGCTGAGACCCCCAAAGTGTGGGAACTGATCTGGGAGGAGTGAATGGGAGCACGAGGGGTAAcctggagccaggacacctgggttctctccctggctctgggagaggagtggggtccaaGGGAtagagctggagggggggctgggagccagaactcctgggttccacccCCATTTCCCACCTCCCATGGCAGATGTAGTCTACGTGGGGGTCATAAACCCCAAGCACCTGCCCGTGGGACGGCTCTTCCTGGGGGCCGGGAAGCCcgtgctgctggagaagcccctGGGGATGAACACGGCGGAGGTGAGGGAGCTGGCACAGCTGGCCCGGAGCCAGGGGGTCTTCCTGATGGAGGTGAGTGACCCCCCTagagccccctgcagcccagcccagccccgccctggAGCAGCGGGGCTGGTCCTGACCACTCGGGGAGAGTGCCCACTGTGgggcccccagccccgctccctgcagcccagcgacccctgctgagcccctgccccgctTCCCCCAGTCCAGCACCCCCTGCCGggccccccgcctccctcccagcaccccctgccccgctccccacagcccagcgccccctccgggccgccagccctgctccccacagccccccaccgaGTCTCTCCCCCGTCCCCTTCTGGGCCCCCTGtcccgctccccgcagcccagtgccccctagGGGGTGACACAGAGAGCACAAAGGGACATGGGCTGAACCCCCCGGAGCCAGCGGGGGAGCGGGGCCACCAGGAACAGCCCCTCCGTAGAAGGGACGTCCCTTAGTTCGGCCTCTGGGTCCCAGGAGCTGGGGGATTGCCGAGCGCTGGGGGGAGAGCCGCGGGACGCGCCCAGCATGGGAACAGGGATGATGATTAACACCCCGAGTGTGGAAAGGCCCCACGTGACGTTCCCGGGGGGCCTGCGGCATAGGAGCTGCTGGGGGACAGGCCCCGACAGGCTGGAGCTGGCGCCGCCCGTGAGCCAGCCCTGAAAGGACCCAACCCTGGGTCACGGGTGCCGAGGGAGGGGTAGAGCCACCCCCTGATCTGGTTCTGGCACAGCACCCGCTACCATTGCCATGGGGCCAGCACCCACGGCCAGGGGACGGCACCCCCTGCTGAGGCCCccattccctgcagcccagcgccccctgccgagccccccacCCGCTCCCCCGAGCCCAGCACCCCTTATCTCCCAGCTCTgtttctgcccctgcccccccaggcgTTCTGGACCCGCTTCTTCCCCATCTCAGAGCAGATCCGCCAGCTGCTCGCCCAGGGGGCGGTGGGCGAGGTGAAGCTGATCTCGGTGACTATGGGGCACCCCATGGAGAACATCCTCCGGCTGGTGAAgaaggagttggggggtggggccatTCTGGACATCGGCTGCTACGGCCTCCAATTCGCCAACATGGTCCTCACAGGGGAGCAGCCAGAGTCCATCATCGCCTcgggcttcctcttcccctctggtaccgggggctggagtgaggggcactggtggggggtcagggagaaggggggctgcaggtcaagagtgaggggcaggagtgaggggggTCAGGACTCagaggcactggcagggctgtggggggcaggaaagAAGGGCACCATCGAGGTGGAGGGGCTGCGGTTCGGGCatgaggggcatcggcagggcAGGACTCAGGGGCACCAGCCGGGCAGGGGGGTTGTGCGTCAGGTGTGAGGGGCACTGGCAACATGGCGGGGGGAAAGACTCGGGCACCAacagggcaggggggctgtggaTCAGGTGTGAAGGGCACTTGGAAGGCAAGGGGGGCAGGATtcaggggcaccagcagaggggggctgtgggtcaggtgtgaggggcagtggcagggcagggggccaggaCTCAGGGGCACCAGCATGGCAGCGGGTCAGgcgtgaggggcaccagcagggcagcaATGAAGGGCACCATCGGGGCAGAAGTTCAGGGATGAGGAGCACCGGCAGGGCAAGGGGTCTGTGGGTCGGGcatgaggggcaccagcagggcaggggggcaggactGAGGTGCTGCTGTTTCGGTTTCCCAGGTGTGGACGAAACCACCTCGGTGATCCTGCAGTACGCGGGCAAGCGCCAGGCCGTGGTGTCCTGCACCATGAGCGTCGAGCTCCCCAACCAGGCCTCGGTCTGCGGCACAAAGGGCTCcattgaggtgtgtgtgtggggggggggaggcacagaGGGGGCAGCTCCTGGCCTATGGCCCAAGGAGAAGAAAAGACCAGGAAAACTGGCcaggcaccaggactcctgggttctctccctggctgggggagggaagtggggactaGTGGgtagagtggggagggggggggagaagcccAGAGTCTTGGATTTTCTTTGGCTCTAGGAACAGTGTGTGGTGAGGTGGGGCAGCTTGGTCAGATCCTATCGTGGGGGGCTTATTATTAACCCTTTCTTCCCTGCATCCTCCTAGCTCCCCGCCCCCTGGTATGCCCCTACCACCATGATCGTGAATAACCAGCGCTACGagtgccccctgccaccccccacccagcccctcaaCTTCTCCAACGGCACCGGCATGCGCTATGAGGCCCAGCACGTACGCGAGTGTCTGCTGCAAGGTAAGGGCCAGACGCCGGGGTTCCAGctgccgggggagggggctgggagccaggactcctgggttctctccctggctctgggaggggggccaAGTGGTTAGAGTAGGGAGCCCAAGCTCCAGGGtctctccccccatccagctgtaGCAGCCCGCAGCTTGCtcagcccctggctggggcactgcCCAGGGGAAGCTCACAGCCCCAGCTGAGATGTCTCTCCCCACAGGCCTGAAGGAGAGCCCCATCATGAGCCTGGCCGACAGCGAGCAAGTGGCCTCCATCATGGACAAGGTGCGACAGCAGCTTGGAGTGACCTACTCCGCAGACAAGCAGGGCTGAGCGCCCCGGCTGCCAGGGGAGGCGCCCGGGTTGGGATGAGGGCGCCAGCGTCAATGCAGGGGCTGCAATAAAAAGGACCTGCCCAGCTGCGGTGTGACTCCTTTTgggacagagctggggggtgggggaggaggagtgcaggacacctgggttcttccccagagaacacacgtTTATCTTACAGCCCTCCCCCCGCAGCACCATCCACCATCACAAGGGACcccccaactgaaatcagggcaCCCTATGTTGGGCaaacaccctccccacacacacacccaccagcCATCAGAGCAAGGtacagccccccgctccccttgtGGAAAGGCTACTCCCacaggaaaggggggtgggggaacaccCTCTAAGTTCAGGCTGTTGCCATGCCTCCACCCGGCCAGCTGGGGGTGTTGCTTCCTCCCACCATcagtctagaacaggggtgggcaaactttttggcccatgTACAgcgggccaggtagggaagggcaaacagcctggcccccctctgaacccctcacccatccaacccccccatctccTTGTCCTCTAACCACCCCCCCATCTaaacctgccctgctccttgtcccctgaccacccacccctaaccaccccccaggactctgcccctatccaatgccccctgctgtccccccaagctcccaaccccatccacccccccgaacctccgccccatccaaccgctctgtctgcccccttaccaggctgtgcagagcggcaggacaggcttgtTGGAAAGCCTGGGGGGCatggctgtgggggcaggggccagcatccccaggcaggagctcaggggccgggggGATGGTGCCACGgaccagatgtggcccatgggccatagtttgcccacatctgGTCTAGAGAGCCTCATTTTTAAGTCGATTCCTAGAAACCTGCAGCTGAGTCTGGGGGCACAAGGCTCCATCAGGGAACTCCCCCTCTGCATGGCACATGCCCCACCTAAATcccaacccccctgcctggggaaggagcagggaagagGCACTAAcacaaggaagaggaaaaaacctGCTCCCTGGCCATGGCTTAGCTCTGGGACCGCAGCAGTGGGGGCGAGGGGCCAGAACAAGCAGCCACGGGCAGGCCACCTTTCACTGACACGGCATCCAGGCTCGCCTCAATCAGCCCGGCCCGGGCTCCCCAAGCCCAGCCGAAGGGCTAACAGAATCTGCGAGTTGGAGTGAGGGAGTCGGGGGAGCTCGGGGCCTAGGCCCAGGGCGACACTGCTAGATTCCCCCCTCCACAGCTGGCGTTTGCCATTCAAGGGGGGGGGTGGATAAATCGCAGAGGGGCCAGGAAAGAGGCCCGAGGACGATTCCAGAATCGGAAAACCTGCCCAAGAACGAGAGGTGCCAGCTGCGTCACTGAGCacagagtgggggatgggggggagagagaccctTGATGGCCTATCAGATCCACCAGGCAAAGTGAGACAAATTCCCAGTAGAAATAAAGCACCAggagtcgggggggggagggcggaggaGGAGAGATTAACCCTTGAAGCCACCCCCCCCCAGGGGtggagtggattctccatcccagGGAACCAGGACTGAAGTCAGGGCAGCGCCAGGGGGTCAGACGAGGTGGGATGACTCCTTGCCCCGCGAGGATCGAGGAAGCGAGGCGGCCCAGAGCCGCGGGATGAGCCGCTGCATCCTTAGCATGCTGCTGGCGAGAGGGGGGAAGCACTTGGGTTCCACCCCCCAGCGGTTGGGCTGGGGCTTAGGGGTGCCAGGGAGATTTAGGGGGCCCCCCTGCAAAGAGCTCAAGGTGTTTCTCCTCCGGGAAAGCGCCGCGTGCACTGGGGGGAAGGCCCTGCAGGGGAGAGGGCCTCGAAGGTGCCCACGCAGGGTTCTGAAACCCGCAGCGACTCAGGCTGCCGCGGGCCAGGGTGAGCGATGGCGTCTCTGGTCCCGGCCCAGGGCCGCTCTGGGCAGGGTGCGAAGCTGCAGGCTCAGTGCAGGGAGAAGCAGGTTAGTTCTGTGCTACGCGGGAGGGGATTTTGTCAGCCCGGCCGGCCTAGCCAAGTCCCAGAGCGTCCCGGCCCTGTGAGAGACGCACAGAGGGACTGGGCGGAAGTGGAGGGGCTGGTTTTATTGAGGTTCAAGGCTCAGACCAAGATGCCGTATTGCTTCAGCACGTCGGTGTACCTGGCGATCTTGCCTTCCACATTCTTTTCCGCCTGCTTCTGCAGTTTCTGGAAGAGACGCCCAGGGAGGAGGAATCAGACCGAGATTCGGGGGAGCCCCCAGGAAACAGGCCCATCTCCCTGCGGGGGGTGGGTATATAGGGACCCGGCGCTGGGATGCGGCACTGGGGCTGGTCCTATGGGGAGCCCTCGCCCAGCGCCGAGATGCAGCTCCTCTCAAAGGGGGACTGTTTGAGGCCCCATGACCCCCGGAGACACTCACCATCAGCTTCTTCTTCTTGTTGTAATGCAGCTTGGCTTTCTCCTTGCGTTTCTCCTCCAGGGTCGAGGTGATGGCTTGGTACTTCCAGCCAACCTCATGGGCCAGGCGCCCCAAGAAAGCAaactgcgggggcaggggagagatggATCAacagagaacccaggactcctggctcccaacccccacaccctgctctaacccaccagcctccCTTCCTGCAGGATCCCAACTAAGCCAGGTCGTGCTGCGCCCCCAGGTGGTCTCAGATGGTAGTGCATGTAGGAGGTTGTCTCATGGTCGTGAGACTCGAAGAGAAGTGAGTTAGCATCATCACCGACCGCCTGAGGTGCCAGCTCCCAGCACCAGGTAGGGCACAGCTGCTGGCTGGATGTGGCCAGGGCATCACTGGACAGATGGCACCTGCACTGAACAAGGCTGTCCCATGACTGGCCACTAGCTGCCACATGATATTGAAAACCAAGGAATCATGTGGCAAGTAGTCCCATAGGTTAACACCACACTGCCTAACAAACCCATTACCTCTGATGAATTGCTGGTCTCCAATATCATGTGGGCGCCAGTTCCCCATGTTAATACCACTGGGGAATGAATGTATTGCCTCGGAGTTGGCCCTGGCCTAGTATTATGTGGCAAGTAATCCCATGGGTTAATAACTGCCCGAGTTTTGCCTTTGAGGAGTCCTTTGTTCTGACAGGCTGTGGAACTACCTGACCCATAACAGTGCTGCCTTCAATCAGGTttcaacctcctgccccatctccaGTGTGGaaagggggctctgggagggacgtACCTTGCGCGTCGGCTTCAGGCGTACGACTTTCAGAGCAGCGGGTACCACCATCCGTTTCctctgcacgggggggggggggggggggaagaagagagttATGGATACGAACGAGACAGGGTGGAGGGCAGAAGAGCGGGTCTGGTGTGTCTCAGGATCAAAATTTTTCTCACCCAGTATCAAACAATGTAGGTAGAACATCATGGACACaggcccccccatcctccccatggCCCCCGGGGGCACCGTTACCTTGTCGTACGGGGGCGGAATCCCATCAAAGACCTTCAGTCTCTCCAGGGCGGCCTGGCCTCGCTTTGTCTTGTGGGGCAGCATCCCTGCAAGGAGAGGAGACCAAATGCTGGGAGCAGGCCTGCAGCTGGGGGCACCTTGCGCTGTGAGTCTCTGCCCCCCCAAGCCCCataagggcagggctgggacacaCTGCTCTCAGactgccctctgcccccccccccccaagctctaTGCAGGACAAATAAGATGGCCCTGTGCTATGGCTGTTCCCTGGCCCCCCTCAGGgcccacaggggatggatcatggtGTGGCCCAGGTGCCCTGCGCTGTGGGTTGCTGCTCCTCAGGCTCCATAGGGGGCATGTCTGGGACACACAGCTGTGGctatcctctgcccccccccaggggatggatcatgggTGTGGCTCAGGCCCCTGCGCTGTGGttgttccctgccccccaggtgcACATCAGTGGCCCCCCCGTACTGTCCCCTGAAGCCCAGCCCAAGCACTGGGGGTTGTTACCTCGGACCGTGCGCCAGAAGATGCGGCTGGGGGCGCGGAAGTGGTAGGGCCCGCGGGACGGGTTGGTGTTCATGCGTTTGCGGAGAAAGGCCAGGTACTTcactggaaggagagtggaaCGGGGTCAGCCAGGGAGCGACTCTCACGGATGCCTGGGTCCCAGGCCCAGTTTGGCTACTGAGTTCAGGGGAGGACGCcccctccctgggcctcagtttcccctcccaccctcaggATAGAGAGCTCATGAGCCAGTCAGGACAGGGTCTGTATCTGCTTGGGTCTGTGCAGCGCTCGATACCATAGGGGGGTCCCACACCCTCCAACACTACCATAATACTGTGGGGCACTGCCCCCTTCCCGGGGAAATCGTCTCTGCCTGCAACAGACCAAGGGGAGGAGGAACTGGTGCTCGGTAAACCAGCACCCAAGCTGCAAGGGAAAAGGTGGATCAGGAaaggacccaggtgtcctggctcccggCCCCGACGGAGGCACTCACGTTTGTTGCGGTAGAAGTTCCCGGAAATGTTGATGCCCTCGcatctcaccaccaccaccttgcgCCCTGGGAGGAAGGTAGAGTGGGACGTTAACGAGGCCACATGGCGAGTGGGGTGCCCAGGCACAGCAACTCGGGGGGGTTCCAAGCCATGCAGGCCCAGCGCGGGACACGCTGCTGGGGGTCAGCAGCTGAGCTGGGGTCTTGCCACGCAACTAATGGGGAGCGGAATCGCCACAAGTGAAGGGACTGCCGGGGGTGGGGATTCAGGGCTGCAAGGCTACTCGGGCTCCCGCTTTGAGCCCATTGTCATGGACTCAGGCCAGGGGCCGCAGCAGAGGCAGAGGACACTGGAGTGTTTAACAGCAGGATCAGGAGACCCACCCTTGCATGGACAGCATGGAcctagagaacccaggagtcctggctcccagccccctgctgtatCCTgctacaccccactcccctcccagagccaggaaatgAACCCAGGAATTTGGTCTCCTCCCCTCGTCTGCCCACTAGATCCCTCCTAGAACCAGGGAGTGAACCGAGGAGTCCTGCCTCCCGCCTCCCCacccactaggccccactcccctcccaggggagagAACCAAGGCGTCCTGGCCCCTCGGGGAGCAGTCTCAGATGGGATGTTCTCACGGTCAGACTCAAACACAGA is a window encoding:
- the RPL13A gene encoding 60S ribosomal protein L13a; this encodes MAALEPPSLPAGAHFRPCAPRAGRGDPAVCARRSLFPVRPASMAEFKVLVIDGRGHLLGRLAAIVAKQVLLGRKVVVVRCEGINISGNFYRNKLKYLAFLRKRMNTNPSRGPYHFRAPSRIFWRTVRGMLPHKTKRGQAALERLKVFDGIPPPYDKRKRMVVPAALKVVRLKPTRKFAFLGRLAHEVGWKYQAITSTLEEKRKEKAKLHYNKKKKLMKLQKQAEKNVEGKIARYTDVLKQYGILV
- the LOC119847461 gene encoding trans-1,2-dihydrobenzene-1,2-diol dehydrogenase-like, with translation MHQPGLEQERRCCPPRPPGAGTCPQPSPPRATATRWGICSAGKISHDFLVALKTLPATEHQAVAIAARDLARAQEYAQKHRIPRAYGSYEELAQDPDVDVVYVGVINPKHLPVGRLFLGAGKPVLLEKPLGMNTAEVRELAQLARSQGVFLMEAFWTRFFPISEQIRQLLAQGAVGEVKLISVTMGHPMENILRLVKKELGGGAILDIGCYGLQFANMVLTGEQPESIIASGFLFPSGVDETTSVILQYAGKRQAVVSCTMSVELPNQASVCGTKGSIELPAPWYAPTTMIVNNQRYECPLPPPTQPLNFSNGTGMRYEAQHVRECLLQGLKESPIMSLADSEQVASIMDKVRQQLGVTYSADKQG